The genomic window CTGCAACCACAATGGAGTTTGCCGCTTTGCCAAGTGATGTAAATGTCATCTGGCAGGCAATCTGAATTCCAAAGAGACCAAGTCCGCCAAGATAAATTCTTAGCATCGGTGCTGCAAACTGTGCAAGTGTGCTATCCGATGTAAATATCTTAACAAACATCTGAGGTGCTATCATAACCGCCGCCCATAGTGCTATGGAATATGTTAAACAAGTGATTAAAAGCAGACGGAAGGTTTTCTTAACTCTTCCCGCATTTTTAGCGCCAAAATTATAGCTTGTAATGGGCTGAGCACCTTGTGCAATTCCCTGCAAAGGTAACATTGCAAACTGCATTACACTTGTCATAATGGTCATAGCACCGACTGCAATATCTCCACCATATTTAAGGAGTGAAGAATTAAAGCAAACGGAAATCACGCTTTCGCTTGACTGCATAACAAACGCCGCTGTTCCAAGTGCGATGCAAGGCAGAATGATGTCTGCCCGTAGTTTTAAGTTTTCTTTCTTTATCTTAAGTTGTGTCTTCTTACTGCAAAGGAAAGAGATAATCCATATGCAAGAAAGCATCTGCGAAATAATAGTTGCAAGTGCAGCACCCTTTACACCCATTTGGAATCCAAAAATGAATATGGGGTCAAGCACAATATTACACACCGCACCGATAATCACCGAAACCATAGATACAGTGGTAAAGCCCTGTGCAGTTATGAATGTATTCATACCCAGGGTCATTTGCACAAACAGAGTGCCGATGGCATATATGCTCATATAATCGGTGGCATAACCGATTGTGTTTTCACTTGCACCAAAGGCAAGGAGCAAATCCTTGTTCCATATAAGCAAAACTGCAGTCAGGATAACCGACACAACAATCTGCAGACTAAAGCAGTTACCAAGCGTCTTTTCGGCAGACTCATTATCCTTTTCGCCCATAAAGATAGATGCTCTTGGTGCACCGCCTGAACTTACTAATGCCGCAAAAGCTGCAACAAGCATAATCAGGGGCATACACACACCGACCCCTGTAAGTGCCAAACTGCCATCACCAGGCATATGACCTATGTATATGCGGTCAACTATATTGTAAAGCATATTGATAAGCTGTGCCACAACCGTCGGAATCGACAGTCTGAACAAAAGCTTACCGATAGGCTCTGTCGCTAAAAATTCTTTTTTGTCATTCATTTAATAAAACACCTTATTTTCGTATATAATTCATCCAAACAACATCGTCGTATTGCTTGATTTCTTTTAATTTAAATTCGGATAATGTGCTATCCATAAATAACGGTTTGTCCTCAGCATCTGCAACAATCGGTGCAACAACAAGGCTAATCTCATCAATTACACCTGCTCGCTCAAAATAACCGTTTACAATGCTACCGCCCTCTAAAAGAATAGAATTGATTCCCATAAGGGTTTTAAGCTTTTCAAGAGCGATTTTAACATCAATTTCGGTTTTGCCTGCAAAGATATATGTAATCTCCATTTCCTGAAGATAGGCAAGATAACGACCGTCTGCCTGTTCAGTCAAAACTTCTATTATCTGTGCATCGCCATAACCTGGGTCTTCGTCGGTAATCTTACTGTTTTTCCAACCGAGTTTACCTTTTGGATCAAAACTTATGGCATAGAATCCCGATAGATTATCAGGAATAAAATCATTTTTATTATCAATAGGCTCGTACCTTGTCAAATCAGGATACCAACCACCTGTGAAACTGCTTTCCATCGTCACACGACCGCAAATAAAACCACTTGCGCCGTTTTTGTTATACTCACGATTTAACTCATAATAAATATCCGTAGCCTTTTCACATTCCTGTCGAGACAAAAATTCTCCCGTAACTTTTCCGTCTATTGATGTCACCATGTGACAGATTATGTGCGGTCTGTTCATAACATCACCTCTATATCAATTATACTATATATTCATAGGAATTTCAATAACACCAAAACAATCCATAGTTTTTATCTAACATTTTTCTAGCACTTTTCTAGCGAAAACCCCAAAAATGCATCAAAAATCGGCAATACGAAAACTTCGCGAACAGCAAAGGCTTTGAAGGATTTTAACCCCTCAAAGCCCTTATTTTATGCGGTTTTTATCGCTTTTTAAGTTCCTTTAACTTCCGTTAATTTATTCTATCTAAAAAGACTCTCTAACAGCTCGAAATCAGTTCACGGGGAACCATACATCGGTTCAAATCCTCAACCGTCCACCAATGAACTAACACTTCTTAATCAATAGGCACTTTTTCTTTGTCTCTGTATTAGATAAGTATTGGTATGCATAAATGACCTTTTTATGAATACATAATAGAAAATGAGAGGGAGCAAGGTGTATTTCAACCTTGCTCCTTTTAGAATATATGTGCTGTTTAGTTCAACAAATTAGCAGTTTTTGTGCCTCTGTCCGTTGTGCCAAGTATCTCTACAATTTTACTTTGTATTTTCTTTGCTAACGAGAGTGCCTTACCTGATGTATTAAATGTATATGCCTCTGTACCGTTGGCAGTACTATTGGCAGATGC from Oscillospiraceae bacterium includes these protein-coding regions:
- a CDS encoding MATE family efflux transporter encodes the protein MNDKKEFLATEPIGKLLFRLSIPTVVAQLINMLYNIVDRIYIGHMPGDGSLALTGVGVCMPLIMLVAAFAALVSSGGAPRASIFMGEKDNESAEKTLGNCFSLQIVVSVILTAVLLIWNKDLLLAFGASENTIGYATDYMSIYAIGTLFVQMTLGMNTFITAQGFTTVSMVSVIIGAVCNIVLDPIFIFGFQMGVKGAALATIISQMLSCIWIISFLCSKKTQLKIKKENLKLRADIILPCIALGTAAFVMQSSESVISVCFNSSLLKYGGDIAVGAMTIMTSVMQFAMLPLQGIAQGAQPITSYNFGAKNAGRVKKTFRLLLITCLTYSIALWAAVMIAPQMFVKIFTSDSTLAQFAAPMLRIYLGGLGLFGIQIACQMTFTSLGKAANSIVVA
- a CDS encoding RibD family protein; amino-acid sequence: MNRPHIICHMVTSIDGKVTGEFLSRQECEKATDIYYELNREYNKNGASGFICGRVTMESSFTGGWYPDLTRYEPIDNKNDFIPDNLSGFYAISFDPKGKLGWKNSKITDEDPGYGDAQIIEVLTEQADGRYLAYLQEMEITYIFAGKTEIDVKIALEKLKTLMGINSILLEGGSIVNGYFERAGVIDEISLVVAPIVADAEDKPLFMDSTLSEFKLKEIKQYDDVVWMNYIRK